A DNA window from Catenulispora sp. MAP5-51 contains the following coding sequences:
- a CDS encoding copper resistance protein CopC: MMRRLACVVAVVVAVLVAVAPSASAHATVVSTSPGDGQVVATAPSAVSVRFDEPVQMQFGALRVFSPSGARVDEGSPSHPAGHSDTVEVGLAANLGRGTYTVAWHVISADSHPVSGAFTFSVGASSTTSVSQDTLNAAGSKTVGVLYGIARGVAYGGFALAVGATAFLLCCWPAGAASRRVQTLIGAGWAALVAATLAVLGLQGPYDGGFGLGRVFDSAVLRTTIGTRLGTALSVRLLLLGAFGTGLAVLLPRLEQASIRMRIAAGAAGAALAVAMAATWATADHAGTGSQVALALPLDVVHVMAMAVWLGGLTVVVAALLRPVGGGTKTGSGVDPAVLAPAIRRFSTIAACCIGVLVASGTYQAWRQVGTLGALTGTVYGKLLLVKLLGVGLIVALGYLARVWIAHYLADRAAPDEVAIRQLRRSTGLEAVLAIGVLTVTAMLVNAPPARTAFAAPVSTAAAFDTGGPNGKGSVQIFVSPAKAGTDLVHIEVVAPSGEPEAVPQLTATLSLPDRQLGPLPVSLSGAGTSHYYGNATIPLPGSWKLAVTVRTDDIDETTVTVPVTIR; encoded by the coding sequence ATGATGCGTCGCCTCGCCTGCGTGGTCGCGGTGGTCGTCGCGGTGCTCGTCGCCGTGGCGCCCTCCGCGTCCGCGCACGCCACGGTCGTCTCGACGTCGCCGGGGGACGGCCAGGTGGTCGCCACCGCGCCGAGCGCGGTGTCGGTGCGCTTCGACGAGCCGGTCCAGATGCAGTTCGGGGCGCTGCGGGTGTTCTCGCCGTCCGGGGCGCGGGTGGACGAGGGCAGCCCCTCGCACCCGGCCGGGCACTCCGACACGGTCGAGGTCGGCTTGGCCGCCAACCTCGGTCGCGGCACCTACACCGTGGCCTGGCACGTGATCTCGGCGGACTCGCATCCGGTCTCGGGGGCGTTCACGTTCAGCGTCGGCGCCTCCTCGACGACCTCGGTGTCCCAGGACACCCTGAACGCCGCCGGGAGCAAGACCGTCGGGGTCCTGTACGGGATCGCCCGCGGCGTTGCCTACGGCGGCTTCGCACTGGCCGTCGGCGCGACCGCGTTCCTGCTGTGCTGCTGGCCGGCCGGAGCAGCGTCGCGCCGGGTCCAGACCCTGATCGGCGCGGGCTGGGCGGCCCTGGTGGCCGCCACCCTCGCGGTGCTCGGGTTGCAGGGCCCTTATGACGGCGGCTTCGGGCTGGGCCGGGTCTTCGACAGCGCGGTGTTGCGCACCACGATCGGGACCCGGCTCGGCACCGCGCTGTCGGTCCGGCTGCTCCTGCTCGGGGCGTTCGGCACCGGCCTGGCGGTGCTGCTGCCGAGGTTGGAGCAGGCCTCGATCCGGATGCGGATCGCGGCCGGCGCGGCCGGGGCGGCGCTGGCCGTGGCGATGGCGGCGACGTGGGCCACCGCCGACCACGCCGGCACCGGTTCCCAGGTCGCGCTCGCGCTGCCGCTCGACGTCGTGCACGTGATGGCGATGGCGGTGTGGCTCGGCGGGCTGACGGTCGTCGTCGCCGCGCTGCTGCGTCCGGTGGGGGGCGGCACGAAGACCGGGTCCGGAGTGGATCCGGCGGTGCTGGCACCGGCGATCCGGCGGTTCTCGACCATCGCAGCCTGCTGCATCGGCGTGCTGGTCGCCAGCGGCACGTACCAGGCCTGGCGCCAGGTCGGGACGCTGGGCGCGTTGACCGGCACCGTCTACGGCAAGCTGTTGCTGGTCAAGCTGCTCGGCGTCGGGCTGATCGTGGCGTTGGGGTATCTGGCCCGGGTGTGGATCGCGCACTACCTGGCTGATCGCGCGGCGCCCGACGAGGTCGCCATCCGGCAGCTGCGCCGCTCGACAGGTCTGGAGGCGGTGCTCGCGATCGGGGTGCTGACCGTCACGGCCATGCTGGTCAACGCCCCTCCCGCGCGCACTGCCTTCGCGGCGCCGGTCTCGACGGCCGCCGCCTTCGACACCGGCGGCCCGAACGGCAAGGGCAGCGTGCAGATCTTCGTCTCGCCCGCGAAGGCCGGCACCGACCTGGTGCACATCGAGGTCGTCGCGCCGTCGGGGGAGCCGGAGGCGGTGCCGCAGCTGACCGCGACGCTGTCGCTGCCCGACCGGCAGCTCGGCCCGCTGCCGGTGAGCCTGAGCGGCGCCGGGACGTCGCACTACTACGGGAACGCGACGATCCCCCTGCCGGGCAGCTGGAAGTTGGCGGTGACGGTGCGGACCGACGACATCGACGAGACGACGGTCACCGTTCCGGTCACGATCCGCTGA
- a CDS encoding DUF5134 domain-containing protein, producing the protein MDMGSGGGSVPVVLAELTLFWAATVVHVLRLLSPTRLPDTDRPADAGHAVMGAGMTLMVFPGVPAGALHAAAIGYAALGAAYFARATLRPSPTQHRCQNAAIGAGQAAMAYMLDAPTHPPTWVPLGVAGVLAGCAVVHGRRLVDARHRHGGTAGAPRLLVTVPHVGALLMTLTMAAMVGII; encoded by the coding sequence ATGGACATGGGTTCCGGCGGCGGTTCGGTGCCGGTGGTACTGGCCGAGCTCACGCTGTTCTGGGCGGCGACGGTCGTGCATGTGCTGCGTCTGCTCTCGCCGACACGGCTTCCGGACACGGACCGGCCGGCCGATGCCGGGCACGCGGTGATGGGCGCGGGCATGACGCTCATGGTGTTCCCGGGGGTGCCGGCCGGCGCGCTGCACGCCGCCGCCATCGGCTACGCGGCTCTGGGCGCGGCCTACTTCGCGCGCGCCACGCTGCGTCCGAGCCCGACCCAGCACCGGTGCCAGAACGCGGCGATCGGCGCCGGCCAGGCCGCGATGGCGTACATGCTCGACGCGCCGACGCATCCGCCGACGTGGGTGCCGCTCGGGGTCGCCGGCGTGCTGGCGGGGTGCGCGGTGGTGCACGGCCGGCGGCTGGTCGACGCGCGGCACCGGCACGGCGGCACGGCCGGGGCGCCGCGCTTGCTGGTGACCGTGCCGCATGTCGGGGCGCTGCTGATGACGCTGACGATGGCGGCGATGGTCGGGATCATCTGA
- a CDS encoding Clp protease N-terminal domain-containing protein encodes MPELPDLPSLIAELDARTAAGDGGSDNDTGTDTDLDRLAAAEQIADELSALGARLVGYYVEQARTRGNSWADIGNHLGISRQAAQQRYAPARFQLTLSDLLGTGGLSRVTERTRATLLRAEQHAGRLGSATVEPRHVLLAMLDDHATLATQALDLLKVDTADLRAALDTPHGTASSRSVAPPLGTPARRLLETALAQALKLNHNYVGTEHLLLAVAHTPNEPAAQALADRGVGYEQAREAVHAVIDEYLRRR; translated from the coding sequence GTGCCCGAGCTCCCCGACCTCCCCTCCCTGATCGCCGAGCTGGACGCGCGCACGGCCGCCGGCGACGGCGGCAGCGACAACGACACCGGCACCGACACCGATCTGGACCGCCTCGCCGCCGCCGAGCAGATCGCCGACGAGCTCTCAGCGCTCGGCGCACGCCTGGTCGGGTACTACGTCGAGCAGGCGCGGACCCGCGGCAACTCCTGGGCCGACATCGGCAACCATCTGGGCATCAGCCGGCAGGCCGCGCAGCAGCGCTACGCCCCGGCGCGCTTCCAGCTGACGCTCAGCGACCTCCTCGGCACCGGCGGCCTGAGCCGGGTCACCGAACGCACCCGCGCCACGTTGCTGCGCGCCGAACAGCACGCCGGCCGGCTCGGCAGCGCGACGGTCGAGCCCCGCCACGTGCTGCTCGCGATGCTCGACGACCACGCCACCCTGGCGACTCAGGCCCTTGATCTGCTGAAAGTCGACACCGCGGATCTGCGCGCGGCACTCGACACACCGCACGGCACCGCATCTTCGCGTTCCGTCGCGCCGCCGCTGGGTACCCCGGCGCGCCGTCTTCTGGAGACCGCGCTCGCCCAGGCGCTCAAGCTGAACCACAACTACGTCGGCACCGAGCATCTGTTGCTGGCGGTGGCCCACACCCCCAACGAGCCCGCGGCGCAGGCGCTCGCGGACCGCGGGGTCGGCTACGAGCAGGCCCGCGAAGCCGTGCACGCGGTGATCGACGAGTACCTGCGGCGCCGCTAG
- a CDS encoding serine hydrolase domain-containing protein, with protein sequence MTVTHVAEALDTLVPQILTLCKAPGMSLAIGVDDQVVFAKGYGYADLAAGRPMTTATVGPTGSDAKPYTATAVLQLVDRGLIGLDEPIADHLGGLRVANPHGRREITLRDLLTHRSGLGTDLGFCDRALPLPLGDLLKKVFEEGRTDAYHGGFLPLWATPVGAHYQYSNVGIALVGYLVERLNPDGVPFPEWLRRNLFAPLDMTSTCFPPAQHPDHVPADLLARRSTGYATLDGFQFRLPQIHAGLYPAGTALTTPSDHARFLLATAGGGRLGDVRILRPETAAAMVTPQAGRGPDPDSAVGLVWNVFQYGSPGYHVGHGGEYMWGWNQVSRTWPDRRIAVTASVNQWDLGDQGSSERPSHLAGRLVLDVVSAWVEGKDPRPLRGPAAARSYVAGLIVGDRLTSRLGISTALTDRDVDAVVADSVVAEGTPWDPDAFGAAVRDVAATDGTLPSLLALTRQQMPKHHLALVRRQLGVPFLGAMLGSD encoded by the coding sequence ATGACCGTGACGCACGTGGCCGAAGCCCTCGACACCCTCGTCCCGCAGATCCTCACCCTGTGCAAAGCCCCGGGCATGTCCCTGGCCATCGGCGTGGACGACCAGGTCGTCTTCGCGAAGGGCTACGGGTACGCCGACCTGGCCGCCGGCCGTCCGATGACGACCGCGACCGTCGGGCCTACCGGCTCCGACGCGAAGCCCTACACCGCCACTGCGGTGCTTCAGCTGGTCGACCGAGGCCTGATCGGCCTCGACGAGCCGATCGCGGACCACCTCGGCGGCCTGCGTGTGGCCAACCCCCATGGGCGGCGCGAGATAACGCTGCGGGACCTGCTGACCCATCGCAGCGGCCTGGGCACGGATCTCGGCTTCTGCGACCGCGCGCTGCCGTTGCCGTTGGGGGACCTGCTGAAGAAGGTCTTCGAAGAAGGGCGGACCGATGCCTACCACGGCGGATTCCTGCCGCTGTGGGCCACACCGGTCGGAGCGCACTACCAGTACAGCAACGTGGGCATCGCCCTGGTCGGGTACCTCGTCGAGCGGCTCAACCCGGACGGCGTCCCCTTTCCCGAGTGGCTGCGCCGGAATCTGTTCGCGCCGCTGGACATGACGTCGACCTGCTTCCCGCCGGCCCAGCACCCCGACCACGTCCCGGCCGACCTGCTCGCGCGCCGCTCGACCGGCTACGCCACGCTCGACGGCTTCCAGTTCCGGCTGCCGCAGATCCACGCCGGCCTCTACCCGGCCGGGACCGCGCTGACCACGCCGTCCGACCACGCGCGCTTCCTGCTGGCGACGGCCGGCGGCGGCCGGCTCGGCGACGTCAGGATTCTGCGACCCGAGACGGCGGCGGCGATGGTGACGCCCCAGGCCGGCCGCGGCCCCGACCCGGACAGCGCGGTCGGGCTGGTCTGGAACGTCTTCCAGTACGGCAGTCCCGGCTACCACGTCGGCCACGGCGGCGAGTACATGTGGGGCTGGAACCAGGTCTCCCGCACCTGGCCCGACCGGCGGATCGCGGTGACCGCGTCGGTCAACCAGTGGGACCTCGGCGACCAGGGCTCGTCCGAACGTCCCAGCCACCTCGCGGGGCGGCTGGTGTTGGACGTCGTCAGCGCGTGGGTCGAGGGGAAGGACCCGCGGCCCCTGCGCGGTCCGGCCGCCGCGCGGAGCTACGTGGCCGGGCTGATCGTCGGCGATCGCCTCACGTCCCGGCTCGGTATCAGCACCGCGCTGACGGATCGCGACGTGGACGCCGTCGTCGCCGACAGCGTGGTGGCCGAGGGCACGCCGTGGGATCCGGACGCGTTCGGCGCGGCGGTGCGGGACGTGGCCGCGACCGACGGCACGCTGCCGTCCCTGCTGGCACTCACCCGGCAGCAGATGCCCAAGCATCATCTGGCACTGGTGCGGCGCCAACTCGGTGTTCCGTTCCTCGGTGCGATGCTGGGCAGTGACTAG